One Bacteroidota bacterium DNA window includes the following coding sequences:
- a CDS encoding sodium/solute symporter (Members of the Solute:Sodium Symporter (SSS), TC 2.A.21 as described in tcdb.org, catalyze solute:Na+ symport. Known solutes for members of the family include sugars, amino acids, nucleosides, inositols, vitamins, urea or anions, depending on the system.), translated as MHVADWLVLGLYVAAIVTIGVWANRRQTDTEAYFVGNRGVAWWAAGLSIIATSFSAASILGVPGYAYASDLWYLQYQLGDILAAVIVAVLFIPFFHKVRGLTTAYEYLEARFDLKSRLLGSSLFALTVLLRAGTLLYGAALLFSAVVPTDLVPGLTGVEEAVVIFGVIAIVYTVLGGISAVIWTDVIQFAIMSAGVIASMAVVVAGTSGGWGDAFAGAAAAGKLDLVHTEDLTAGTGLLTAVFGYGLLALSLFGTNQQPVQRYMTVAEPRDAQRALLLGVGAGVVGVTLSLLLGVFLFLFYQEFPALLPDGLTPDQVMPHFVNTEVPPILTGALVAAVFAAAMSSLDSALNSLAAALTVDFLSRFRPETPEPSRLRFARAVVVTAGILGIGIGIYAARTEAPLIDLILSFMGYFAGGLLGLFLLGMLTRRANGHGAFAGAIVGTLVVLMVTENDFGLPALYALLGFEPIPFIWSTAVGLGVTMTVGYLVSMLGRPASPEQLAYSAARGG; from the coding sequence ATGCACGTCGCTGATTGGCTCGTTCTCGGCCTCTACGTCGCCGCTATCGTCACCATCGGCGTCTGGGCCAACCGGCGGCAGACCGACACCGAGGCGTACTTCGTCGGCAACCGGGGCGTGGCGTGGTGGGCCGCCGGGCTCTCCATCATCGCCACCTCGTTCTCGGCGGCCTCGATCCTCGGCGTGCCGGGCTACGCCTACGCGAGCGACCTGTGGTACCTCCAGTATCAGTTGGGCGACATCCTCGCGGCGGTCATCGTGGCGGTGCTCTTCATCCCGTTCTTCCACAAGGTGCGCGGCCTCACGACGGCCTACGAGTACCTCGAAGCGCGCTTCGACCTCAAGAGCCGCCTCCTCGGCTCGTCGCTCTTCGCGCTGACCGTCCTACTCCGGGCCGGGACGCTCCTCTACGGCGCCGCCCTCCTCTTCTCCGCCGTCGTCCCGACCGATCTCGTGCCGGGCCTGACGGGCGTCGAGGAGGCCGTCGTGATCTTCGGCGTGATCGCGATTGTCTACACCGTCCTGGGCGGCATCTCGGCCGTGATCTGGACCGACGTGATCCAGTTCGCGATCATGAGTGCCGGGGTGATTGCCTCGATGGCGGTCGTGGTGGCGGGGACGTCGGGGGGCTGGGGCGACGCCTTTGCCGGGGCCGCCGCCGCCGGCAAGCTCGACCTCGTCCACACCGAGGACCTGACGGCGGGGACCGGCCTGCTGACGGCGGTCTTCGGCTACGGCCTCCTCGCGCTCTCGCTCTTCGGGACCAACCAGCAGCCGGTGCAGCGCTACATGACCGTCGCCGAGCCGCGCGACGCGCAGCGGGCGCTCCTCCTGGGGGTCGGGGCAGGCGTCGTCGGCGTCACGCTCTCGCTCCTCCTCGGCGTCTTCCTGTTCCTGTTCTACCAGGAGTTTCCGGCGCTCCTGCCGGACGGGCTCACGCCCGACCAGGTGATGCCGCACTTCGTCAACACCGAGGTGCCGCCTATCCTGACCGGGGCGCTCGTCGCCGCCGTCTTCGCCGCGGCGATGTCGAGCCTCGACTCGGCGCTGAACTCACTCGCGGCGGCCCTCACGGTCGATTTCCTCAGCCGGTTTAGGCCCGAGACGCCGGAGCCGTCGCGGCTGCGGTTCGCCAGGGCAGTCGTGGTGACCGCAGGCATCCTGGGCATCGGAATCGGGATCTACGCGGCGCGGACCGAGGCCCCGCTGATCGACCTCATCCTGAGCTTCATGGGTTACTTCGCGGGCGGGCTCCTCGGGCTGTTCCTGCTCGGGATGCTGACGCGGCGGGCGAACGGGCACGGGGCCTTCGCCGGCGCGATTGTCGGCACGCTCGTCGTGCTGATGGTGACCGAGAACGACTTCGGCCTGCCGGCGCTCTACGCCCTCCTCGGCTTCGAGCCTATCCCGTTTATCTGGTCTACGGCCGTGGGGCTCGGCGTGACGATGACGGTCGGGTACCTGGTCTCGATGCTGGGGCGGCCCGCCTCACCGGAACAGCTCGCCTACAGCGCGGCGCGGGGAGGGTGA
- a CDS encoding DUF4385 domain-containing protein, protein MAVEYDVDFRARPECYEIGRGERGVFKVQPYKSELLPLWSFKTPEAARTSSAAIWAKFEAYREAGDFVGMDMARKYLQMGYTRAMRYAKYPGGRKYDADRNVREPLRWADAGKREAALIFDERLKAAKTDPAYQHLRAEHQARPRSGDC, encoded by the coding sequence ATGGCGGTGGAATACGACGTCGACTTCCGCGCGCGCCCCGAGTGCTACGAGATCGGCCGGGGCGAGCGCGGCGTGTTCAAGGTGCAGCCGTACAAGTCAGAGCTGCTCCCGCTGTGGTCGTTCAAGACGCCGGAGGCGGCGCGGACCTCGTCGGCTGCGATCTGGGCGAAGTTCGAGGCCTACCGCGAGGCGGGGGACTTCGTCGGGATGGACATGGCGCGGAAGTACCTCCAGATGGGCTACACGCGGGCGATGCGCTATGCGAAGTACCCCGGCGGTCGGAAGTACGACGCCGACCGCAACGTCCGCGAGCCCCTGCGCTGGGCCGACGCCGGGAAGCGCGAGGCCGCGCTGATTTTCGACGAGCGCCTCAAGGCGGCGAAGACGGACCCCGCCTACCAGCACCTTCGCGCCGAGCACCAGGCCCGTCCACGCTCCGGCGACTGCTGA
- a CDS encoding hydroxymethylglutaryl-CoA reductase codes for MEIPSLVLRQLYTFGSLQNHNGGVRFSIKNRLTDVELTGLKEIAIGDEHIPAENITLTLDDGRTLRPSDISEDDPLAFPLRETMHVNVNGMKLGEGSYDLTIGYQAAGFGDLQFEVRDAIRRPQDENRARIPRDREDDYGEDAIAARHRFIEAFSEIELEHVPHYSFDPHTLQGNVESFVGVAQIPLGIAGPLHVKGEYAKGEFLVPLATTEGTLVASYNRGMKVLNLSGGVKCTVSDDCMQRAPVFIFESAREARDFKQWLADNTDPIRDAAESTTSVGKLLYIDTYLSNKFAFCRFNFSTGDAAGQNMVGRATFAACSWILDNNDTIRRFYLESNFATDKKASQVNIMRTRGKRVTAECTVKAEVLRQHMRVEPAGLYYHWGIAGAVGSILSGANNNGLHSPNGITAMFIATGQDVANVSESSAALLYCELTPEDDLYMSITIPSLIIATYGGGTGGATQQECLKMLGCAGKDKAKKLAEIIAGVVLAGEISLASAISSNDWVSSHEQYGRNR; via the coding sequence ATGGAAATCCCGTCGCTCGTCCTCCGCCAGCTCTACACCTTCGGCAGCCTCCAGAACCACAACGGCGGCGTCCGCTTCAGCATCAAAAACCGGCTCACCGACGTCGAGCTGACCGGCCTCAAGGAGATCGCCATCGGTGACGAGCACATCCCGGCCGAGAACATCACGCTCACGCTCGACGATGGCCGCACCCTCCGGCCGAGCGACATCTCGGAGGACGACCCGCTCGCCTTCCCGCTCCGTGAGACGATGCACGTCAACGTCAACGGCATGAAGCTCGGCGAGGGCAGCTACGACCTCACGATTGGCTACCAGGCCGCCGGCTTCGGCGACCTCCAGTTCGAGGTCCGCGACGCGATCCGGCGCCCGCAGGACGAGAACCGGGCCCGCATTCCGCGCGACCGCGAGGACGACTACGGCGAGGACGCCATCGCCGCCCGGCACCGGTTCATCGAGGCGTTCAGCGAGATCGAACTCGAGCACGTCCCCCACTACTCGTTCGACCCGCACACGCTCCAGGGCAACGTCGAGAGCTTCGTCGGGGTGGCGCAGATCCCGCTGGGCATCGCCGGGCCCCTCCACGTCAAGGGCGAGTACGCGAAGGGCGAATTCCTCGTCCCGCTCGCGACGACCGAGGGCACGCTCGTCGCGAGCTACAACCGAGGCATGAAGGTCCTCAACCTCTCCGGCGGCGTCAAGTGCACCGTCTCCGACGACTGCATGCAGCGCGCGCCGGTCTTCATCTTCGAGAGCGCCCGCGAGGCGCGCGACTTCAAGCAGTGGCTCGCCGACAACACAGACCCGATCCGCGACGCTGCCGAGAGCACGACGAGCGTCGGCAAGCTGCTCTACATCGACACCTACCTCTCGAACAAGTTCGCCTTCTGCCGCTTCAACTTCTCCACCGGCGACGCCGCCGGGCAGAACATGGTCGGCCGCGCCACCTTCGCCGCGTGCTCCTGGATCCTCGACAACAACGACACCATCCGGCGCTTCTACCTCGAGAGCAACTTCGCCACCGACAAGAAGGCGAGCCAGGTCAACATCATGCGCACGCGCGGCAAGCGCGTCACCGCCGAGTGCACGGTCAAGGCTGAGGTGCTGCGCCAGCACATGCGCGTCGAGCCTGCCGGGCTGTACTACCACTGGGGCATCGCCGGGGCCGTCGGCTCGATCCTCTCCGGGGCCAACAACAACGGCCTCCACTCGCCCAACGGCATCACGGCCATGTTCATCGCGACGGGGCAGGACGTGGCGAACGTCTCGGAGTCCTCGGCGGCGCTGCTCTACTGCGAGCTGACGCCGGAGGACGACCTCTACATGTCGATCACGATCCCGTCGCTCATCATCGCCACCTACGGCGGCGGCACCGGGGGGGCGACGCAGCAGGAGTGCCTCAAGATGCTCGGCTGCGCCGGCAAGGACAAGGCCAAGAAGCTCGCCGAGATCATCGCGGGCGTCGTCCTCGCGGGCGAGATCTCGCTCGCCTCGGCGATCTCGTCCAACGACTGGGTCTCCAGCCACGAGCAGTACGGCCGCAACCGCTAG
- a CDS encoding LON peptidase substrate-binding domain-containing protein, whose amino-acid sequence MAIPTPDALPLFPLGVVLYPGEPMPLHIFEDRYQAMVRHCLETEEPFGIVLAEDQDLARIGCTARIDRVLQRYEDGRMDILTVGEERFRIEEVHQERLYLTARVTSFEPLDEGVANPAARERVITLHMKLLELAGENIRPVIYEGPKRISFVVAQNAGLDLESKQEVLELATEEERLEYLGAHLEQLIPEVRKARERNRRIQSNGHLKEE is encoded by the coding sequence ATGGCTATTCCCACCCCCGACGCGCTCCCTCTCTTCCCCCTCGGCGTCGTCCTCTACCCCGGCGAACCGATGCCGCTTCACATCTTCGAGGACCGCTACCAGGCGATGGTCCGCCACTGCCTGGAGACCGAGGAGCCCTTCGGGATCGTGCTGGCCGAGGACCAGGACTTGGCCCGCATCGGCTGCACCGCCCGGATCGACCGTGTGCTCCAGCGCTACGAGGACGGGCGGATGGACATCCTCACCGTCGGCGAGGAGCGCTTTCGGATCGAGGAGGTCCACCAGGAGCGGCTCTACCTCACGGCCCGCGTCACCTCCTTCGAACCGCTCGACGAGGGCGTCGCCAACCCGGCGGCGCGGGAGCGGGTCATCACGCTCCACATGAAGCTCCTCGAACTGGCCGGGGAGAACATCCGCCCGGTGATCTACGAAGGCCCCAAGCGCATCTCGTTCGTCGTCGCCCAGAACGCCGGGCTCGACCTGGAGAGCAAGCAGGAAGTCCTGGAACTCGCCACCGAAGAGGAACGCCTCGAGTATCTCGGCGCGCACCTCGAGCAGCTCATCCCCGAAGTCCGCAAGGCCCGCGAGCGCAACCGCCGCATCCAGTCCAACGGCCACCTGAAGGAGGAGTGA
- a CDS encoding HAMP domain-containing sensor histidine kinase: MKRFLLSFYARLSAIFLVLLVALGVVLAVWTAQSAIRLTEAADQRLNRDLARTLAPQFQPHLRTDIDQEAISSIIEGLTTINRRIDVYLLGDTGMIKGAFVGPGHEVAMPVVDVGPLDRMMSGADDFPILGDDPLQPGRQRPFSVAPVEIMGETGCYLYITLGTEAYDSALAMLRESFIASGTLRALPLALLLTAIAGLILFGFITRRLRHMTEVVEEFEHGHYERRVPVASEDEVGQLAVSFNHMADKIVANLDELKRNDRLRRELVANVSHDLRSPLASVQGYLETVLMKKDELSPDEAERYLSIALRNANRLSDLVGELFELSKFDAQQVEPEVEPFAVAELVQDVVAQFQPRAEAQSVALTASLSDHLPTVHADIGLIERVIANLTDNALRHTPEGGRVQVATAVENRRVVVRVSDTGCGISEADQARIFERFYRNDEARTSTAASGSGLGLAITKKILDLHGCTIRVQSTPGEGATFSFDLPTAVMSEPRPAGRRVRDWSKDRAAQR; this comes from the coding sequence GTGAAACGCTTCCTGCTCTCGTTCTACGCCCGCCTCTCGGCCATCTTCCTCGTGCTCCTCGTCGCGCTCGGGGTGGTGCTGGCCGTGTGGACGGCCCAGTCCGCGATCCGGCTGACCGAGGCGGCCGACCAGCGCCTCAACCGCGACCTCGCGCGGACGCTCGCCCCGCAGTTCCAGCCCCACCTCCGCACCGACATCGACCAGGAGGCCATCAGCAGCATTATCGAAGGGCTGACGACGATCAACCGCCGCATTGACGTCTACCTGCTCGGCGATACAGGCATGATTAAGGGCGCGTTCGTGGGGCCAGGCCACGAGGTGGCGATGCCGGTCGTGGACGTGGGGCCGCTCGACCGCATGATGTCCGGCGCGGACGACTTCCCGATCCTCGGCGACGACCCGCTCCAGCCGGGCCGCCAGCGCCCGTTCTCGGTCGCTCCGGTCGAGATCATGGGCGAGACGGGGTGCTACCTCTACATCACGCTCGGCACCGAGGCCTACGACTCGGCCCTCGCCATGCTGCGCGAGTCGTTCATCGCCAGCGGGACGCTCCGGGCGCTGCCGCTCGCGCTCCTGCTGACGGCGATCGCCGGCCTCATCCTCTTCGGGTTTATCACGCGGCGGCTGCGCCACATGACCGAGGTCGTCGAGGAGTTCGAGCACGGGCACTACGAGCGCCGCGTGCCGGTGGCCTCCGAGGACGAGGTGGGCCAGCTCGCCGTCTCGTTCAACCACATGGCCGACAAGATCGTGGCGAACCTGGACGAGCTCAAGCGCAACGACCGGCTCCGGCGCGAGCTCGTCGCGAACGTCTCGCACGACCTGCGCAGCCCGCTTGCCTCGGTCCAGGGCTACCTCGAGACCGTCCTGATGAAAAAGGACGAACTTAGCCCCGACGAAGCCGAGCGCTACCTCTCGATCGCCCTCCGCAACGCCAACCGGCTCTCCGACCTCGTCGGCGAACTGTTCGAGCTCTCGAAGTTCGACGCGCAGCAGGTCGAGCCGGAGGTCGAGCCGTTCGCCGTGGCCGAGCTCGTGCAGGACGTGGTGGCGCAGTTCCAGCCGCGCGCCGAGGCGCAGAGCGTCGCGCTCACGGCCTCGCTTTCGGACCACCTGCCGACGGTCCACGCAGACATCGGCCTGATCGAGCGCGTGATCGCGAACCTGACGGACAACGCGCTGCGCCACACGCCGGAAGGTGGCCGCGTGCAGGTGGCGACGGCCGTCGAGAACCGGCGCGTCGTCGTCCGCGTCTCGGACACGGGCTGCGGCATCAGCGAGGCCGACCAGGCGCGCATCTTCGAGCGTTTCTACCGCAACGACGAGGCCCGCACCTCGACCGCCGCGAGCGGGTCCGGTCTCGGCCTCGCTATCACCAAGAAGATCCTCGACCTTCACGGTTGCACGATCCGCGTCCAGAGCACGCCGGGCGAGGGAGCCACGTTCTCGTTCGACCTGCCGACGGCTGTGATGAGCGAGCCGAGGCCCGCAGGCCGGCGCGTCCGGGACTGGTCGAAGGACCGAGCCGCGCAGCGCTAG
- a CDS encoding GNAT family N-acetyltransferase encodes MTVRPITAAETRPLRSTVLRPGQPPGSLVYPGDDAPGSFHAGALLDGEVVGIASIFPEPMPVAPRAGFDPADAFRLRGMATRPDLQGTGLGRAVLGRCIEHIRTTGTVLLWCNARTPALGFYERLGFETVGEEFGIPGIGPHYVMWKDVRPRR; translated from the coding sequence ATGACTGTTCGACCCATCACCGCGGCTGAGACGCGGCCCCTCCGTAGCACGGTCCTCCGCCCCGGGCAGCCGCCTGGGTCGCTCGTCTATCCCGGCGACGACGCCCCCGGCAGCTTCCACGCGGGCGCACTCCTCGACGGCGAGGTCGTCGGCATCGCCAGCATCTTCCCCGAGCCGATGCCGGTCGCGCCGCGCGCCGGCTTCGACCCGGCAGATGCGTTCCGGCTGCGCGGGATGGCGACGCGGCCGGACCTCCAGGGAACAGGCCTGGGGCGCGCCGTCCTCGGCCGCTGCATCGAGCACATCCGCACAACGGGCACGGTCCTGCTGTGGTGCAACGCCCGCACGCCGGCGCTCGGCTTCTACGAGCGGCTGGGCTTCGAAACGGTCGGCGAGGAGTTCGGCATCCCCGGCATCGGGCCGCACTACGTGATGTGGAAAGACGTGCGGCCCCGCAGGTAG
- a CDS encoding spondin domain-containing protein, with the protein MSFKLLSYAVLLALFVPVLSGCDSDDDDDIDPVDQSRTFTVTIDNVGPANPVLKSGVFNTPVGASDPAPIGPGGAYEVTFTAGPGQRLSFSTMFIQSNDLFYAFPGSGLPLYLSDGSARTGDVTAELNLYDAGTEVNEEPGTGPNQAPRQPGPDTGTDENGVVQRVVDVNDGFKYPGNNEVIRATLEHDGNVGFTFRIENVGGQVNGQDIPLSPGSWAVHSDMIAYFERGAVASGGIEAIAEDGNPAPSAAELAPVTGLTVPLSPGAYAVHTDAVAFFESGTAASGGIEAIAEDGDPSVAAGELAGVAGINGLGAFDTPVGASAPAPIGPGGSYTFTFDASPGELLSFATMYIQSNDLYYTFPGQGLELFPGGTAVSGDVTAQVRLYDAGTEVDEEPGVGLNQAPRQAGPDTGVDENGVVTRVQGTDDGFTYPAPSEIIRVTITSQ; encoded by the coding sequence ATGTCTTTCAAACTGCTCTCCTACGCGGTGCTGCTTGCGCTCTTCGTCCCAGTCCTCTCGGGCTGCGACAGCGACGACGATGACGACATCGACCCCGTCGACCAGTCGCGCACGTTCACCGTCACCATCGACAACGTCGGCCCGGCCAACCCGGTGCTGAAAAGCGGCGTCTTCAACACACCCGTCGGCGCGTCCGACCCGGCCCCGATCGGTCCCGGCGGAGCCTATGAGGTCACGTTCACGGCCGGCCCCGGTCAGCGCCTGTCGTTCTCGACGATGTTCATCCAGTCGAACGACCTCTTCTACGCTTTCCCCGGCTCCGGCCTCCCGCTCTACCTCTCGGACGGCTCGGCCCGCACGGGCGACGTGACGGCCGAGTTGAACCTCTACGACGCCGGCACCGAGGTCAACGAGGAGCCGGGCACCGGCCCGAACCAGGCTCCGCGTCAGCCTGGCCCCGACACCGGCACCGATGAGAACGGCGTCGTGCAGCGCGTCGTCGATGTCAACGACGGGTTCAAGTACCCCGGCAACAACGAGGTCATCCGCGCCACGCTCGAGCACGACGGCAACGTCGGCTTCACCTTCCGCATCGAGAACGTCGGCGGCCAGGTCAACGGGCAGGACATCCCGCTCTCGCCCGGCTCGTGGGCCGTGCACTCGGACATGATCGCGTACTTCGAGCGTGGCGCGGTAGCCAGCGGCGGCATCGAAGCCATCGCCGAGGACGGCAACCCCGCCCCGAGTGCGGCGGAGCTGGCCCCGGTCACCGGCCTGACTGTTCCGCTCTCGCCCGGTGCCTACGCCGTCCACACGGACGCCGTCGCGTTCTTCGAGTCCGGCACCGCTGCCAGCGGCGGCATCGAGGCCATCGCCGAGGACGGCGACCCGTCCGTCGCCGCTGGTGAACTCGCGGGCGTCGCCGGCATCAACGGCCTCGGCGCGTTCGACACGCCCGTCGGCGCGAGCGCCCCGGCTCCCATCGGCCCCGGCGGAAGCTATACGTTCACCTTCGACGCCTCGCCGGGCGAGCTGCTCTCGTTCGCGACGATGTACATCCAGTCGAACGACCTCTACTACACCTTCCCCGGCCAAGGGCTCGAGCTCTTCCCCGGCGGCACCGCCGTCAGCGGCGACGTGACGGCGCAGGTCCGTCTCTACGACGCCGGCACCGAGGTGGATGAGGAGCCGGGCGTCGGGCTCAACCAGGCCCCGCGCCAGGCCGGCCCCGACACGGGCGTTGACGAGAACGGCGTCGTCACCCGCGTTCAGGGCACCGACGACGGGTTCACCTACCCCGCGCCGTCGGAGATCATCCGCGTCACGATCACGTCGCAGTAA
- a CDS encoding response regulator transcription factor — translation MTKDPAILLVEDEPDIADLLTLHLGDLGYRVDAVADGALGLQKALAEPYALIILDLMLPGMNGLEVCKAIRASQRTTPILMLTSKSEEVDKVLGLELGADDYVTKPFSIRELIARVRALLRRVELGQPEEEVGELALGDLLIEVSKRKVRLGGEPVELTAKEFDLLALFAQHPGRAYSRQELLDKVWGYQYAGYSHTVNSHINRLRSKIEPDPANPRYVQTVWGVGYRFAEEQELVSDE, via the coding sequence ATGACCAAAGACCCTGCTATCCTGCTCGTCGAGGACGAGCCCGACATCGCCGACCTGCTGACGCTCCACCTCGGCGACCTCGGCTACCGCGTCGACGCCGTCGCTGACGGGGCACTCGGTCTGCAGAAAGCGCTCGCGGAGCCGTACGCGCTCATCATCCTCGACCTGATGCTGCCGGGCATGAACGGCCTCGAAGTCTGCAAGGCCATCCGGGCGAGCCAGCGCACGACGCCGATCCTGATGCTGACCTCGAAGTCCGAGGAGGTCGACAAGGTGCTCGGGCTCGAACTCGGCGCGGACGACTACGTGACCAAGCCGTTCTCGATCCGCGAACTCATCGCCCGCGTCCGGGCGCTCCTGCGCCGGGTCGAACTCGGCCAGCCCGAGGAAGAGGTCGGCGAGCTCGCCCTCGGGGACCTCCTGATCGAGGTCTCGAAGCGCAAGGTCCGCCTCGGCGGCGAGCCCGTCGAGCTGACGGCGAAGGAGTTCGACCTGCTCGCGCTCTTCGCCCAGCACCCCGGCCGGGCCTACAGCCGGCAGGAGCTCCTCGACAAGGTCTGGGGCTACCAGTACGCCGGCTACAGCCACACCGTCAACTCGCACATCAACCGCCTCCGCTCGAAGATCGAGCCCGACCCGGCGAACCCGCGCTACGTCCAGACCGTCTGGGGCGTGGGCTACCGCTTCGCCGAGGAACAAGAACTCGTCAGCGACGAGTGA
- a CDS encoding alpha/beta hydrolase: MSRLAVDATVGVTDLVEDMHRSVAHLAPPLGLSAPGRMGGLTGFVYRRVRGVTRAAGRGLDAFLAQIAPYLDCESEGPRRDALRAVVNGVVGDHLAATGNPLAIPMQLRHGRRPLALDRHALRAQFGPRHDRLLVLVHGLCMNDLGWTRDGHDHGTALARELRLTPVYLRYNSGRSIAENGRDFAALLDTVLQTWPVPVREISILGHSMGGLVARSACHYGAQADHAWLPALKHIVFLGTPHHGAPPEQAGSLVDQALGMSPYTAPFARLGLIRSAAIQDLRHGTILDEQERGRRPSHVPLAEGVACFAVAATRQTRRGDALADLPGDGLVSVCSALARCQGPAQSLSMPDAHQYVGYGLHHFDLLSSRVVFERIVSWLSDARLGASSPPH, translated from the coding sequence ATGAGCCGCCTCGCCGTCGATGCCACCGTGGGCGTGACGGACCTCGTGGAAGACATGCACCGGTCGGTCGCGCATCTCGCACCGCCCCTCGGGCTGTCCGCGCCGGGCCGGATGGGCGGACTCACCGGGTTCGTCTACCGCCGCGTTCGCGGTGTGACACGGGCGGCCGGTCGTGGCCTCGATGCGTTCCTCGCGCAGATCGCTCCCTACCTCGACTGCGAGAGCGAGGGGCCGCGCCGCGACGCCCTGCGCGCCGTCGTCAACGGCGTGGTCGGCGATCACCTTGCGGCCACGGGCAACCCGCTGGCGATCCCGATGCAGCTTCGGCACGGCAGGCGACCTCTCGCTCTCGACCGGCACGCGCTCCGAGCGCAGTTCGGGCCACGGCACGACCGGTTGCTGGTTCTCGTGCACGGCCTCTGCATGAACGATCTCGGCTGGACCCGCGACGGGCACGACCACGGCACCGCGCTCGCTCGCGAACTTCGCCTGACCCCTGTCTACCTCCGCTACAACAGCGGCCGAAGCATTGCGGAAAACGGCCGGGACTTTGCAGCCCTGCTCGACACGGTGTTGCAGACGTGGCCCGTGCCCGTACGCGAGATATCTATCCTCGGGCACAGCATGGGCGGGCTCGTCGCGCGGAGTGCGTGTCACTACGGAGCGCAGGCGGATCACGCATGGCTGCCAGCGCTGAAGCACATCGTTTTTCTCGGCACGCCGCATCACGGGGCTCCGCCAGAGCAGGCTGGCTCCCTCGTCGACCAGGCCCTCGGCATGAGCCCTTACACGGCACCGTTCGCCCGGCTGGGCCTCATCCGAAGCGCGGCGATCCAGGACCTTCGTCACGGAACGATACTCGACGAGCAGGAGCGGGGCCGGCGTCCCTCTCACGTACCGCTCGCCGAAGGGGTCGCGTGCTTTGCCGTCGCCGCGACGAGACAAACGCGCCGCGGGGATGCACTCGCCGATCTGCCGGGCGACGGCCTCGTTTCGGTCTGCAGTGCGCTGGCCCGGTGCCAGGGCCCCGCGCAGTCGCTCTCCATGCCTGACGCCCACCAGTACGTCGGCTACGGCCTACATCACTTCGACTTACTCAGCAGCCGGGTCGTGTTCGAGCGGATCGTCAGTTGGCTGAGCGACGCGCGACTCGGCGCATCGTCCCCTCCGCACTGA
- a CDS encoding PIN domain-containing protein has protein sequence MGEVLLDTSHVVALASAGDQHHEVARRWQRHLESDANRIVTTQAVLLEVGNSLAGGRLRRSAVAVIEGILLDPSIEVIPLAPDLFNQSFDLFRERLDKEWGLVDCISFVVMRERGIQAALTADIHFRQAGFRALLLEDAP, from the coding sequence ATGGGTGAGGTTTTACTCGACACGTCTCACGTAGTCGCACTGGCTTCCGCTGGAGATCAGCACCACGAAGTCGCTCGTCGCTGGCAACGTCATCTGGAGTCGGATGCTAACCGCATCGTCACGACGCAAGCCGTTCTGTTGGAGGTGGGCAACTCGCTCGCAGGGGGTCGCCTCCGACGCAGCGCTGTTGCCGTCATTGAAGGAATATTGCTCGACCCGTCTATCGAGGTCATTCCGCTTGCACCGGATCTATTTAACCAATCCTTCGACCTCTTCCGCGAACGGCTGGACAAAGAGTGGGGCCTCGTGGACTGCATTTCGTTCGTGGTGATGCGCGAGCGCGGCATCCAGGCTGCTCTCACCGCCGACATTCACTTCCGGCAGGCTGGGTTCCGCGCCCTGCTTCTCGAGGACGCGCCTTGA
- a CDS encoding antitoxin family protein: MTIYATYDGAVLRPDEPLDLAEGERVRLTVEDPEPAPAEPYSAFRIMESLDLDGPPDWSENINEYVTGERKLDG, translated from the coding sequence ATGACGATCTACGCAACCTACGACGGTGCCGTGCTCCGCCCCGACGAGCCTCTCGACCTCGCCGAGGGCGAGCGCGTGCGCCTGACTGTCGAAGACCCCGAACCAGCACCAGCCGAGCCGTACTCCGCTTTCCGCATCATGGAGTCGCTTGACCTCGACGGTCCACCGGACTGGTCCGAAAATATCAACGAGTACGTGACCGGAGAGCGGAAGCTCGATGGGTGA